A genome region from Brassica oleracea var. oleracea cultivar TO1000 chromosome C2, BOL, whole genome shotgun sequence includes the following:
- the LOC106319562 gene encoding trihelix transcription factor GT-2-like, which translates to MGGSGEDEKDMTMEEIGEVGGGGGNRWPRPETLALLRIRSEMDKAFRDSTLKAPLWEEISRKMMELGYKRSAKKCKEKFENVYKYHKRTKEGRTGKSEGKTYRFFEELQALEALNSYPPEPESQPLKSSTATTTVTTTTSLIPLNHHQVSVKPIATKPTFQAKQPSPTTPFPIYSNNHATTIDTGFRPTSNDLINNVSSLNLFSSSTSSSTASDEEEDHHHQDKRSRKKKKYWKRLFTKLTKELMAKQEKVQTRFLEIFENQERERISREEAWRVQEVARINREHKTLVHERSNAVAKDAAIISFLHKISGGQQQQPRQKHKVPQRKQYHSEHSITFESKEPRPVLFDSNHSLSPSSSRWPKTEVEALIRIRKNLEANYQENGTRGPLWEEISGGMRRLGYNRSAKRCKEKWENINKYFKKVKESNKKRPLDSKTCPYFNQLEALYNERNESGALSILPLMLTPQLLPQQTQTELKTDQGDKGEEGESEEDDYENEDE; encoded by the exons ATGGGCGGTTCAGGCGAGGATGAGAAAGATATGACAATGGAGGAAATCGGAGAAGTAGGCGGAGGAGGAGGAAACCGGTGGCCAAGACCGGAAACTCTAGCTCTCTTGAGAATACGTTCGGAAATGGATAAAGCCTTTCGTGACTCCACTCTCAAAGCTCCCTTGTGGGAAGAAATCTCCAG GAAAATGATGGAGCTTGGTTACAAAAGAAGTGCAAAGAAATGCAAGGAGAAGTTCGAGAACGTGTACAAGTACCACAAACGTACCAAAGAAGGTCGTACCGGAAAATCCGAAGGCAAAACTTACCGGTTTTTCGAAGAGTTACAAGCTTTGGAGGCTCTCAATTCCTATCCACCCGAACCCGAGTCACAACCCTTAAAATCTTCTACAGCCACCACGACCGTGACAACAACCACTTCTTTGATACCGTTGAACCATCATCAGGTTAGTGTGAAACCAATCGCCACAAAACCTACCTTCCAAGCCAAGCAACCGTCTCCTACAACACCTTTCCCTATATATAGCAACAACCATGCAACTACTATTGATACTGGTTTTAGACCAACTTCAAATGACTTGATAAACAATGTCTCGTCGCTGAACCTTTTCTCGAGCTCAACTTCTTCATCTACTGCATCTGATGAGGAAGAAGATCATCATCATCAGGACAAGAGATCGAGAAAGAAGAAAAAATATTGGAAAAGATTGTTTACGAAGTTAACTAAAGAATTGATGGCGAAACAAGAGAAGGTGCAAACGAGGTTCTTGGAAATTTTTGAGAATCAAGAAAGAGAGAGAATCTCAAGAGAAGAAGCTTGGAGGGTCCAAGAGGTAGCGAGAATCAATAGAGAACACAAAACACTAGTCCATGAGAGGTCTAATGCCGTGGCTAAAGACGCTGCAATCATATCCTTCTTACACAAAATCTCAGGAGGACAACAACAACAACCACGACAGAAACATAAAGTACCACAAAGGAAACAATATCATAGTGAACATTCAATAACATTTGAGAGTAAAGAGCCAAGGCCGGTTCTATTCGATAGCAACCATTCACTATCTCCTAGTTCTTCAAGATGGCCTAAAACCGAGGTCGAGGCCTTAATACGGATAAGGAAAAATCTTGAAGCTAACTATCAAGAAAATGGTACTAGAGGGCCATTATGGGAAGAGATCTCTGGAGGGATGAGAAGATTGGGATACAATAGAAGCGCTAAAAGATGCAAAGAGAAGTGGGAAAACATAAACAAGTACTTCAAGAAAGTCAAAGAGAGCAACAAGAAACGACCTCTTGATTCTAAGACGTGCCCTTATTTTAACCAGCTCGAAGCTTTGTACAATGAGAGGAACGAAAGTGGGGCATTGTCAATATTACCTTTAATGTTGACTCCGCAGCTTCTCCCACAACAAACGCAGACTGAGCTTAAAACTGATCAGGGGGACAAAGGTGAAGAAGGAGAGAGTGAAGAAGATGATTACGAAAATGAAGATGAATAA